The Deltaproteobacteria bacterium DNA window GGGAAGCTTTTTCACCACGCGCAACGCCTCGGTCACGTTGCCGAGGGCTGTCTTGTGCGGCCAGAGGTTGTAGTGCTGAAAGACCATGCCGATGACGCTGCGAACGCTGTCGATGTTGCGGTCGCTGTCGAGCACCCGCTTGCCATCGACCTCGCGATAGCCCAGCAGCCGGCCCTCGATGAACACCCGGCCCTCGTCGTAGCGGTCGAGAAACGCCATGCATCGCAGCAGGGTGCTCTTGCCGGAACCGGACGGGCCGATGACGCAGACCACGCGCGAGCTATCGACCGCGAGGTCAATTCCTCTCAGGACGTGAACCGCGTCGAACCGCTTGTGCAGGCCCTCGACCAGGACCACGGGCTTGCGTTCCATGGTGTCGCTCACTGTTCCTTCCCTCATGACGCGTGGCTGAACCGGCGTTCCAGGAACCCGCCGAGAAGCGCGATGCCCTCTATGATCAGCCAATAGAGCAGGGCGACCGCGACGTAGGGCTCGATCACGGCGAAGGTCTCGTTGACCATCTGGGTCGTGTTTTTCGTCAACTCGGCGACCGTGATGATCGACAACAGAGCCGATTCCTTGACCAGGATAATGACCTGATTGGTTGATGGCGGGATGATCAGCGTCAGCATCTGCGGGATCTGAATCCGGGCGACGATCATGCGGCGCGGAATCCCCAGCATGCGCGCGGCTTCGATCTGGCCGGGCGGGATGGACAGGAACCCGGCCCTGAATATCTCCGCGAAATAGCCGCCGCCGTAAAAACCGAGGCCGATGATCCCGACCGGTTCGGCATCGAGGGTCAAACCGATCGAAGGGCCCCCATAGTACAGTATGAACAACAGTATCAGGATCGGGGTGCCGCGCATGACCTCGATATAGGCCCGGCACAGGAACCTTGCCGGGTCGAACGGCAGGCTGTGGAGCAACGCGACCGCAAGACCGGCAGCGACGGCCAGAAGCGATGCCAGCGCACAGATGTAGACCGTCGTCCATAGCCCCGACAGCAACAGCGGACC harbors:
- a CDS encoding amino acid ABC transporter permease → MSFDIDIVFRYGPLLLSGLWTTVYICALASLLAVAAGLAVALLHSLPFDPARFLCRAYIEVMRGTPILILLFILYYGGPSIGLTLDAEPVGIIGLGFYGGGYFAEIFRAGFLSIPPGQIEAARMLGIPRRMIVARIQIPQMLTLIIPPSTNQVIILVKESALLSIITVAELTKNTTQMVNETFAVIEPYVAVALLYWLIIEGIALLGGFLERRFSHAS